From the Comamonas odontotermitis genome, one window contains:
- a CDS encoding superoxide dismutase family protein has translation MAQPSIRFAAIAGAAALAALLSACASTDRSAPVAEAIIKPTAGNNISGYIRFYQAGQDTVRVNAQVTGLPPNSERGFHIHENGNCSAPDAMSAGGHYNPTGHQHGKAGPQSHVGDLPSLMADSTGVATLIYETKNISIGTGQPSDVKGRAVVVHKDKDDFTTQPTGNSGARIGCGVIQ, from the coding sequence ATGGCACAACCAAGCATTCGATTCGCCGCCATCGCTGGCGCTGCAGCGCTGGCGGCCCTGCTGAGCGCCTGTGCGAGCACCGACCGCTCCGCACCGGTGGCAGAAGCCATCATCAAGCCCACTGCAGGCAACAACATCAGCGGCTACATCCGCTTCTACCAGGCAGGCCAGGACACCGTGCGCGTGAACGCCCAGGTCACCGGCCTGCCGCCCAACAGCGAACGCGGTTTTCACATCCATGAAAACGGCAACTGCTCCGCCCCCGATGCCATGAGCGCAGGCGGCCACTACAACCCGACCGGCCACCAGCACGGCAAGGCCGGCCCGCAGTCGCATGTGGGAGACCTGCCCAGCCTGATGGCCGACAGCACCGGCGTTGCCACCCTCATCTACGAAACCAAGAACATCTCGATCGGTACCGGCCAGCCCAGCGATGTGAAGGGGCGCGCCGTGGTGGTGCACAAGGACAAGGACGACTTCACGACCCAGCCTACGGGTAACTCCGGCGCACGCATCGGCTGCGGCGTCATCCAGTAA
- a CDS encoding LysR family transcriptional regulator, with product MHVTLRQLQVFMALAQSHSFSQTGQALGLTQSAVSRAMVELEGQLNVRLLDRTTREVLLTQAGQLLTQRVAPLLQELADALDEVADVGQAARGVVRVASSPTLSAALMPACIAACSRDLPEVQLQLVDRLQQEVLAQVRNGDVHFGVVVEPPELGDLEHVTLLHDPFVAVLPASHALVRGQADSAAITLGWAQLQGLPLVLLDHASGSRRLMDSALLAHGCGPAHCPVVQEVGHVTTAFRMVEAGIGISIMPRLAIPPQGLPGLLVADLTPQVERAIMLVRRRQRSLPAAAQAVWDRMANLLIHPQRQ from the coding sequence ATGCATGTCACCCTCCGCCAACTGCAGGTTTTCATGGCCCTGGCCCAGAGCCACAGCTTCAGCCAGACGGGTCAGGCCCTGGGCCTGACGCAATCAGCCGTCAGCCGTGCCATGGTGGAACTGGAAGGCCAGCTCAATGTGCGGCTGCTCGACCGCACCACACGCGAAGTGCTGCTCACCCAGGCGGGCCAGTTGCTCACCCAGCGCGTGGCACCCCTGCTGCAAGAACTGGCCGACGCGCTGGACGAGGTGGCTGACGTGGGCCAGGCCGCGCGCGGTGTGGTGCGTGTGGCCAGCAGCCCTACCCTGTCGGCAGCGCTGATGCCCGCCTGCATTGCCGCCTGCAGCCGTGATCTGCCGGAGGTGCAATTGCAGCTGGTAGACAGGCTCCAGCAGGAGGTGCTGGCCCAGGTGCGCAATGGCGACGTGCACTTTGGCGTGGTGGTGGAGCCACCAGAGCTGGGTGATCTGGAGCACGTCACCCTGCTGCACGATCCCTTTGTGGCCGTGCTGCCCGCCAGCCACGCGCTGGTACGGGGCCAGGCCGACAGCGCGGCCATCACGCTTGGCTGGGCCCAGTTGCAGGGGCTGCCCTTGGTGCTGCTGGACCATGCCTCGGGCAGCCGCCGGCTCATGGATTCGGCCCTGCTGGCGCATGGCTGCGGGCCTGCGCATTGCCCCGTGGTGCAGGAGGTGGGCCATGTCACCACCGCCTTTCGGATGGTGGAGGCGGGTATCGGCATCAGCATCATGCCGCGCCTGGCCATTCCGCCGCAGGGACTACCGGGCCTGCTGGTGGCTGATCTGACGCCGCAGGTGGAACGCGCCATCATGCTGGTGCGCCGCCGCCAGCGCAGCCTGCCTGCAGCAGCACAGGCGGTGTGGGACCGGATGGCTAACTTGTTGATACATCCACAACGTCAATGA
- a CDS encoding bile acid:sodium symporter family protein produces the protein MKFRPDNFTLMLVAVVLLASFLPATGDVASILEKVTTAAVALLFFLHGAKLSRKAVLDGIMHWRLHLFIVLSTFALFPLLGWLLKPVLTPLVSPQIYVGVMFLCVLPSTVQSSIAFVSMARGNIPAAICSASASTLLGVFITPLLVSIFVTEHGASGSFVDAVVKILLQLMLPFALGHLLQRWVGPFIKAHGKLTKVVDQGSILLVVYTAFSAAVVQGIWRQVSVSTLVGLLVICAIILALALFLTTFLSRRLGFNKEDEITAVFCGSKKSLVSGVPMAKVLFASSTVGMMVLPLMLFHQMQLMVCAVLAARYARRAELIEGEAVAAAAAK, from the coding sequence ATGAAATTCCGCCCCGATAACTTCACCCTGATGCTGGTGGCCGTCGTGCTGCTGGCCAGCTTTCTCCCCGCGACCGGCGATGTCGCATCCATTCTGGAGAAGGTGACCACCGCCGCCGTGGCGCTGCTGTTCTTTCTGCACGGCGCCAAGCTCTCGCGCAAGGCGGTACTCGACGGCATCATGCACTGGCGCCTGCACCTGTTCATCGTGCTCAGCACCTTTGCCCTGTTTCCGCTGCTGGGCTGGCTGCTCAAGCCGGTGCTCACGCCGCTGGTATCGCCGCAAATTTATGTGGGCGTGATGTTCCTGTGCGTGCTGCCATCCACGGTGCAGTCGTCCATTGCCTTTGTGTCGATGGCGCGCGGCAATATTCCAGCGGCCATCTGCAGCGCCTCGGCTTCTACCTTGCTGGGCGTGTTCATCACACCGCTGCTGGTGAGCATTTTCGTGACCGAGCACGGCGCCAGCGGCTCGTTTGTTGATGCCGTGGTCAAGATCCTGTTGCAACTGATGCTGCCTTTCGCGCTGGGCCATTTGCTGCAGCGCTGGGTGGGCCCTTTCATCAAGGCCCACGGCAAGCTCACCAAGGTGGTCGATCAGGGCTCGATTCTGCTGGTGGTCTACACCGCTTTCAGCGCGGCTGTCGTGCAAGGCATCTGGCGGCAGGTATCGGTAAGCACCCTGGTGGGGCTGCTGGTGATCTGCGCCATCATCCTGGCTCTGGCGCTGTTCCTGACAACCTTCCTCTCGCGGCGCTTGGGCTTTAACAAGGAAGACGAGATCACCGCCGTCTTCTGCGGCAGCAAGAAAAGCCTGGTGAGCGGGGTGCCGATGGCCAAGGTGCTGTTTGCCAGCAGCACGGTGGGCATGATGGTGCTGCCGTTGATGCTGTTCCACCAGATGCAGCTGATGGTGTGCGCGGTGCTCGCGGCCCGGTATGCCCGGCGGGCGGAGCTGATCGAAGGCGAAGCCGTTGCAGCGGCAGCCGCCAAATAA
- a CDS encoding Bug family tripartite tricarboxylate transporter substrate binding protein yields the protein MTPFIARRALLAAAVAALSTGTQAAEPAFPSGPMRMVVGFAAGGGNDILARVIARELQQRLGQPVVVENKPGAGGLIAGDIVAKAPANGLTLLLGSMGAQTVAPSLMAKPPYDPRTGLAAVTLVADSGNVLLIHSKLPYKSAKDVIDAARKQPGKLSYGSSGQGSTLHLAGALFAQQAKVDMLHVPYKGNSQAITDLSGGQVDMAFSGIPPALASVRTGQTRMLAVTTAKRLKSLPDVPTVAESGLPGYAFSSWYGVLTTGGTPAPIIERLAAEIHAIVAKPEVREVFAQQGVEPETSTPAEFQRMIDAELTRWARDVKTLGIL from the coding sequence ATGACACCTTTTATCGCGCGCCGCGCACTGCTGGCCGCCGCTGTTGCCGCGCTGAGCACAGGCACCCAGGCTGCAGAGCCAGCATTCCCCTCAGGCCCCATGCGCATGGTGGTCGGCTTTGCAGCCGGTGGCGGCAACGACATCCTCGCCCGCGTGATCGCCAGGGAGCTGCAGCAGCGCCTGGGCCAGCCCGTGGTGGTGGAGAACAAGCCCGGCGCGGGTGGCCTGATCGCAGGCGATATCGTTGCCAAGGCGCCTGCCAATGGCCTGACCCTGCTGCTCGGCTCGATGGGCGCGCAAACGGTGGCCCCCAGTCTGATGGCCAAGCCGCCATACGACCCGCGCACCGGTCTGGCGGCTGTCACCCTGGTGGCCGATTCGGGGAACGTGCTGCTCATCCACAGCAAACTCCCCTACAAGAGCGCCAAGGACGTGATCGATGCCGCCCGCAAGCAGCCGGGCAAGCTCAGCTATGGCTCCAGCGGGCAGGGCTCCACGCTGCACCTGGCGGGAGCCCTGTTTGCGCAGCAGGCCAAGGTGGACATGCTGCATGTGCCGTACAAGGGCAACTCGCAGGCCATCACCGACCTCTCGGGCGGCCAGGTCGACATGGCGTTCTCCGGCATTCCACCCGCCCTGGCTTCGGTGCGCACAGGGCAGACGCGCATGCTGGCGGTCACCACCGCCAAGCGCCTCAAATCCTTGCCCGATGTGCCGACGGTGGCAGAGTCGGGCTTGCCGGGCTATGCGTTTTCGTCCTGGTATGGCGTGCTGACGACGGGCGGCACACCGGCCCCCATCATCGAGCGGCTGGCTGCGGAAATCCATGCCATCGTCGCCAAGCCCGAGGTGCGCGAGGTGTTTGCCCAGCAGGGCGTGGAGCCCGAAACCAGTACCCCGGCTGAATTTCAGCGCATGATCGATGCCGAACTCACCCGCTGGGCCCGGGATGTGAAGACGCTGGGCATCCTGTAG
- a CDS encoding DUF72 domain-containing protein codes for MSRATDSTFDLFGDTGAAGHGDAHPAAPAQPGSGAATPAAQSIEEATATATTAPATPRSRAQTVAPAQPLLGDGLAERLPALLRLGGSSWSYPGWQGLVWAKAYSERILAQRGLTAYSQHPLLRTVSIDRSFYRPLAASEYAVYAAQVPEDFRFVVKAPSLVCDAQVRGEEGRGREANPVFLNPDLALDTYVRPACEGLGSKLGVLLFQLSPLPMGRLIRMQQTLSELEQLALAVQAQLASLPEEARPIIAYEVRDPDWLRPDVAPQFARILRNSGATYCLGLHAKMPRIAEQLPLLRALWPGPLVCRWNVNPVFGPYGYAEAEQKLAPFDRIQQPDDATLEALARTVAGICGKGQQAYVTISNEAEGCAPLSMLRLAQAIASQQAA; via the coding sequence ATGTCTCGCGCAACTGATTCCACGTTCGACTTGTTTGGTGACACAGGTGCTGCCGGTCACGGTGATGCGCACCCGGCCGCGCCCGCACAGCCCGGGTCTGGCGCGGCTACGCCAGCCGCCCAGTCCATTGAGGAGGCTACTGCAACCGCGACCACTGCGCCGGCCACGCCACGCAGCCGCGCCCAGACCGTGGCCCCTGCCCAGCCCCTGCTGGGTGACGGGTTGGCAGAGCGCCTGCCTGCCCTGCTGCGGCTGGGCGGATCGTCGTGGTCGTACCCGGGCTGGCAGGGGCTGGTGTGGGCCAAGGCCTATAGCGAGCGCATTCTGGCGCAGCGGGGCCTGACCGCCTATTCGCAGCATCCGCTGCTGCGCACCGTGAGCATTGACCGCAGCTTTTACCGGCCACTGGCGGCATCGGAATACGCGGTGTACGCCGCCCAGGTGCCGGAGGATTTTCGCTTTGTCGTCAAAGCACCTTCGCTGGTGTGCGATGCGCAGGTGCGCGGTGAGGAAGGCCGGGGCCGCGAAGCCAATCCGGTGTTTCTGAACCCCGATCTGGCGCTGGACACCTATGTGCGCCCTGCGTGCGAAGGCCTGGGCAGCAAGCTGGGCGTGCTGTTGTTTCAGCTCAGCCCCCTGCCGATGGGGCGACTCATTCGCATGCAGCAAACGCTATCAGAACTGGAGCAGCTGGCGCTTGCTGTGCAAGCGCAGCTGGCCAGTTTGCCAGAGGAAGCACGGCCCATTATTGCCTACGAGGTGCGCGACCCCGACTGGCTGCGCCCCGACGTTGCGCCGCAGTTTGCCCGGATTCTGCGCAACAGCGGCGCCACCTATTGCCTGGGCCTGCACGCCAAGATGCCACGGATTGCAGAGCAGCTACCACTGCTGCGCGCCCTGTGGCCCGGCCCGCTGGTGTGCCGCTGGAATGTGAACCCGGTCTTCGGCCCCTACGGCTATGCCGAGGCCGAGCAGAAGCTGGCGCCGTTTGACCGCATTCAACAGCCCGATGATGCGACGCTCGAAGCGCTGGCCCGCACCGTTGCCGGCATCTGCGGCAAGGGCCAGCAGGCCTATGTGACGATCAGCAACGAGGCCGAGGGCTGTGCGCCGCTGAGCATGCTGCGGCTGGCGCAGGCCATTGCCAGCCAGCAGGCGGCGTAA
- a CDS encoding Tex family protein, with amino-acid sequence MHKIIAQIAGELKVAESQVKSAVELLDGGATVPFVARYRKEATGGLDDTQLRTLDERLGYLRELEDRRGTVLKAIDEQGKLTDALRLAIANAPTKQELEDIYLPFKQKRRTKGQIAKEFGIEPLADKLFADPSLDPHKEAEAFCKPATTLDDGKPGPDFSTTFAVLDGVRDILSERWAEDPSLVQKLREWLWDEGLLQSKKVEAKNENDPEVAKFRDYFEYDEPIGRVPSHRALAVFRGRALEILEAKLVLPVEPEPGQPSLAEGKIALHLGWSHAKRAADDLIRKCVAWTWRVKLSLSTERDLFSRLREDAEKVAIKVFGDNLRDLLLAAPAGQRSVIGLDPGIRTGVKVAVVDSTGKLVDTTTIYPHEPRRDWDGSLAVLAKLVEKHNINLIAIGNGTASRETDKLAADLIKIASQADKKIDKVVVSEAGASVYSASEFAAQEMPDIDVSLRGAASIARRLQDPLAELVKIDPKSIGVGQYQHDVNQSELARQLDAVVEDCVNSVGVDLNTASAPLLSRVSGLSGSVAKSVVRWRDANGSFQNRKQLMEVAGLGAKTFEQAAGFLRIRGGDNPLDVTGVHPETYPVVEQIIVRTGKPIGEIMGRGEVLKSLKPEQFADDRFGAVTIKDILGELEKPGRDPRPDFVVARFNDGVEDIKDLREGMTLEGTVSNVAQFGAFVDLGVHQDGLVHVSQMSHKFIEDAREIVKTGQIVKVKVLEVDVDRKRISLTMKLDAAPARRDGPRDNRFESAGRGNSYGGNRGGGRDSYAQPQRGNQPTQQGAMASAFAKLQGLKK; translated from the coding sequence ATGCACAAGATCATTGCGCAGATTGCCGGGGAGTTGAAGGTTGCCGAATCGCAGGTGAAATCGGCGGTGGAATTGCTCGATGGCGGCGCCACCGTCCCGTTCGTCGCCCGTTACCGCAAGGAAGCCACGGGCGGCCTCGATGACACGCAATTGCGCACACTGGACGAGCGCCTGGGCTACCTGCGCGAGCTGGAAGACCGCCGCGGCACCGTGCTCAAGGCCATCGACGAGCAGGGCAAGCTCACCGACGCGCTGCGCCTGGCCATTGCCAACGCCCCCACCAAGCAGGAGCTGGAAGACATCTACCTGCCGTTCAAGCAAAAGCGCCGCACCAAGGGCCAGATTGCCAAGGAATTCGGCATCGAGCCGCTGGCCGACAAACTGTTTGCCGACCCCTCGCTTGATCCGCACAAGGAGGCCGAGGCCTTCTGCAAGCCCGCCACCACACTGGACGACGGCAAACCCGGCCCCGATTTCTCGACCACCTTCGCCGTGCTCGACGGCGTGCGCGACATCCTCTCCGAGCGCTGGGCCGAAGACCCGTCCCTGGTGCAGAAGCTGCGCGAGTGGCTGTGGGATGAAGGCCTGCTCCAGTCCAAGAAGGTGGAAGCCAAGAACGAAAACGACCCCGAGGTTGCCAAGTTCCGCGACTACTTCGAGTACGACGAGCCCATCGGCCGCGTGCCGTCGCACCGCGCGCTGGCCGTCTTCCGTGGCCGCGCGCTCGAAATCCTTGAAGCCAAGCTGGTGCTCCCCGTGGAGCCCGAACCCGGCCAGCCGAGCCTTGCCGAAGGAAAGATCGCGCTGCACCTGGGCTGGAGCCACGCCAAGCGCGCGGCCGATGACCTGATCCGCAAGTGCGTGGCCTGGACCTGGCGCGTCAAGCTCAGCCTCTCGACCGAGCGCGACCTGTTCTCCCGCCTGCGTGAAGACGCTGAAAAAGTCGCCATCAAAGTCTTTGGCGACAACCTGCGCGACCTGCTGCTGGCAGCACCTGCCGGCCAGCGCTCTGTGATCGGCCTGGACCCCGGCATCCGCACCGGCGTGAAGGTGGCCGTGGTTGACAGCACCGGCAAGCTGGTCGACACCACCACCATCTATCCGCACGAGCCCCGCCGTGACTGGGATGGCTCGCTCGCCGTACTCGCCAAGCTGGTGGAAAAGCACAACATCAACCTGATTGCCATCGGCAACGGCACTGCCAGCCGCGAAACTGACAAACTGGCAGCCGATCTGATCAAGATCGCCAGCCAGGCCGACAAGAAGATCGACAAGGTTGTGGTGAGCGAGGCGGGCGCCTCGGTCTATTCGGCCAGCGAATTTGCCGCGCAGGAAATGCCCGACATCGACGTGAGCCTGCGTGGCGCGGCAAGCATTGCCCGCCGCCTGCAGGACCCGCTGGCCGAGCTGGTCAAGATCGACCCCAAGAGCATCGGCGTGGGCCAGTACCAGCACGATGTGAACCAGAGCGAACTCGCGCGCCAGCTTGACGCCGTGGTTGAAGACTGCGTGAACTCCGTGGGCGTCGACCTGAACACGGCATCGGCCCCGTTGCTCTCCCGCGTCTCGGGCCTCTCGGGCTCGGTGGCCAAGTCGGTGGTGCGCTGGCGCGATGCCAACGGCAGCTTCCAGAACCGCAAGCAACTCATGGAAGTGGCGGGCCTGGGCGCCAAGACCTTCGAGCAGGCTGCGGGCTTTCTGCGCATTCGCGGTGGCGACAACCCGCTGGATGTCACCGGTGTCCACCCCGAAACCTACCCGGTGGTCGAGCAGATCATCGTCAGAACCGGCAAACCCATCGGCGAGATCATGGGCCGTGGCGAAGTGCTCAAGTCGCTCAAGCCCGAACAGTTTGCCGACGACCGGTTTGGCGCCGTCACCATCAAGGACATTCTGGGCGAGCTGGAAAAGCCCGGCCGCGACCCGCGCCCTGACTTCGTTGTGGCCCGCTTCAACGACGGCGTGGAAGACATCAAGGACCTGCGCGAGGGCATGACGCTCGAAGGCACGGTCAGCAACGTGGCCCAGTTCGGTGCCTTCGTCGACCTGGGCGTGCACCAGGACGGCCTCGTCCACGTCAGCCAGATGAGCCACAAGTTCATTGAAGACGCCCGTGAAATCGTCAAGACCGGCCAGATCGTCAAGGTCAAGGTGCTCGAAGTCGATGTGGACCGCAAGCGCATCAGCCTCACCATGAAGCTCGACGCAGCCCCCGCCAGGCGCGATGGCCCGCGCGACAACCGCTTTGAAAGCGCAGGCCGGGGCAACAGTTACGGCGGCAATCGCGGCGGCGGCCGGGACAGCTATGCCCAGCCCCAGCGTGGCAACCAGCCCACACAGCAGGGCGCCATGGCCTCTGCATTTGCCAAACTGCAAGGCCTCAAGAAATAA
- a CDS encoding alpha/beta hydrolase family protein, with amino-acid sequence MRNKNSENNKNKSQGRMAMGMLLVLVVVLMAGIKMSYRGWTSLGQAKNKAQAEQPAPLVWPPQAAPESEPFCHTVKLTLPQLDKANEEGFAVDQGRRCITREAMRAHDEYLAQRARSKAERDANESRHALEQKLQAELEQAVAQQVAQGGITLQNLGQAREGKTTQVANVLLPSAGGAAKPLPKPPAELFVPVTYHSGGMPLAGFVTPNPKDGKRHPVIIWLTGGDSNTLDDFWTEGTPGNDQSASAFRKADMVMMFPTLRGGNSNPGQREYFWGEVDDVTAAVLFAARLPYVDPARIYLGGHSTGATLALLVAGTGLPVQGVFAFGPVADPSTYTSSQLPVAWKRLGSEEQRLRAPIHWLHAIKAPTWIIEGANPPSNMAAQSQLCKARKSEQVHCVQVAGLDHFSVLQPLTRRIAAQLAMGEDPKLESTAPLP; translated from the coding sequence ATGAGAAACAAGAACAGCGAAAACAACAAAAACAAAAGCCAAGGCCGCATGGCCATGGGCATGCTGCTGGTGCTGGTGGTCGTCCTCATGGCAGGTATCAAGATGAGCTACCGGGGCTGGACCTCGCTCGGCCAGGCCAAGAACAAGGCGCAGGCCGAGCAGCCTGCCCCGCTGGTGTGGCCGCCCCAGGCTGCGCCGGAGTCGGAGCCGTTCTGCCACACCGTCAAACTGACCCTGCCGCAGTTGGACAAAGCCAACGAAGAAGGCTTTGCCGTTGACCAGGGCCGCCGCTGCATCACCCGCGAAGCCATGCGCGCGCACGACGAATACTTGGCGCAGCGCGCCCGGAGCAAGGCCGAGCGCGATGCCAATGAAAGCCGCCATGCGCTGGAGCAAAAGCTGCAGGCCGAACTGGAGCAGGCCGTGGCCCAGCAGGTGGCGCAGGGCGGCATCACGCTGCAAAACCTGGGGCAGGCGCGCGAAGGCAAAACCACCCAGGTCGCCAATGTGCTGCTGCCGAGCGCTGGCGGCGCTGCCAAACCACTGCCCAAGCCACCTGCAGAGCTGTTTGTGCCCGTCACCTACCATAGCGGCGGCATGCCGCTGGCCGGCTTTGTCACCCCCAATCCCAAGGACGGCAAACGCCATCCCGTCATCATCTGGCTCACCGGCGGCGACAGCAACACCCTGGACGACTTCTGGACCGAAGGCACGCCCGGCAACGACCAGAGCGCCAGTGCCTTCCGCAAGGCCGACATGGTCATGATGTTTCCCACCCTGCGAGGCGGCAACAGCAACCCGGGCCAGCGCGAATATTTCTGGGGCGAGGTGGACGACGTGACCGCCGCCGTGCTGTTTGCAGCCCGGCTGCCGTATGTGGACCCGGCCCGCATTTACTTGGGTGGCCACAGCACCGGCGCCACGCTGGCGCTGCTCGTGGCCGGCACCGGTTTACCGGTGCAGGGCGTCTTTGCGTTTGGCCCGGTCGCCGATCCGTCCACCTACACATCGAGCCAGCTGCCGGTGGCCTGGAAAAGGCTGGGCAGCGAAGAGCAGCGCCTGCGTGCGCCCATCCACTGGCTGCACGCCATCAAGGCGCCCACCTGGATCATCGAAGGCGCCAATCCGCCGTCGAACATGGCCGCGCAATCCCAGCTGTGCAAGGCACGCAAGTCAGAACAGGTCCACTGCGTGCAGGTGGCGGGACTGGACCACTTCTCGGTGCTGCAGCCGCTCACCCGCCGCATTGCCGCGCAACTGGCCATGGGCGAAGACCCCAAGCTCGAATCCACGGCCCCGCTGCCGTAG
- a CDS encoding response regulator transcription factor has protein sequence MTPTYPEPLEGTEILTLQDDYKDNGFEMFNNPPSMWPSFLVGQRDKPVRTIVIDDDIHFVNVLLQELALDERIQVVGRALNFKDGKRLVRAADFDVLIVDLNLTDRSGELLLELAAAQKPASQSIVCTASDLEDHIRRALELGASGYLLKHSWFGSYAQSILQVANGGAAITPHLVKRLLNHPEPVRQAPASMTDVPKTSASQLSMRELDVLRMVANGNTSLEIASQLQISHMTVNTHIRNTYRKLQVRSRAQAVQNAMLRGLI, from the coding sequence ATGACCCCAACATATCCAGAGCCATTGGAGGGCACAGAGATTCTTACTCTGCAAGATGACTACAAGGACAACGGATTCGAGATGTTCAACAATCCGCCCTCCATGTGGCCGTCCTTTCTGGTGGGACAGCGTGACAAGCCTGTCCGCACCATCGTGATCGACGATGACATCCACTTTGTCAACGTGCTGCTGCAGGAACTTGCGCTGGACGAACGCATCCAGGTGGTGGGCCGCGCCCTCAATTTCAAGGACGGCAAGCGCCTGGTGCGCGCCGCCGATTTTGACGTGCTGATCGTCGATCTGAACCTCACCGATCGCTCCGGCGAACTGCTGCTGGAGCTCGCCGCTGCCCAGAAACCGGCCAGCCAATCCATCGTGTGCACCGCATCCGATCTGGAAGACCATATTCGCCGTGCCCTGGAACTGGGCGCATCCGGGTATCTGCTCAAGCACTCGTGGTTTGGCTCCTATGCGCAGTCCATCCTGCAGGTGGCCAACGGTGGGGCGGCCATCACGCCTCACTTGGTCAAGCGTCTGTTGAATCACCCCGAACCGGTGCGGCAGGCACCGGCCAGCATGACAGACGTTCCCAAGACATCGGCAAGTCAGTTGTCGATGCGTGAGCTTGATGTTCTGCGCATGGTCGCCAATGGCAACACCAGCCTCGAAATTGCATCGCAACTGCAGATCAGCCACATGACGGTCAACACCCACATCCGCAACACCTACCGCAAGCTCCAGGTGCGCTCACGTGCCCAGGCCGTGCAAAACGCCATGCTGCGGGGCTTGATCTAG